Within the uncultured Draconibacterium sp. genome, the region AACGCTATAAAGCGGAATGTCACCACGGGTAATTTCAAACTCCAGCTCACCATCAAAACCTGATCGTATTACGCCAACGCGAACTCTCGAATTCTTTTCGCCGCGTAACAACGACAACACCGTATTATTATCAACATCTACACCCGCAATTACCGAATCGTTTACACTTACAATGCGGTCGCCGGGCATTACTCCTACCTGGCTCGACGGGCCACCGGAAATCACTTCAATCACACGAACCGTATCTTCCTGAATGGAGAACTGAACGCCGATACCAGAAAAATTACCACTCATTTCTTCCTGCACTTCCTGCATATCCCGGGCAGGAATGTAACTAGTATGCGGATCAAGATTTTTCAGTATTTCGGGAATTGTTTGTTCAACAATATCGCCAGTATTTACACTGTCTACATAACCTGTATTAACCAGGTTGAGAATAGTGGAAATTTTATTGGGTTGCGCAAAACCCATTCCGTGAAATGCCGGAGTTGTAGCATTCCGGCTTAAAAGGTTTCCAATCAAAATACCTGCTGCCACAGCAATTGCAATCAGCACAGGTAAAAGTATCGTTGTTTTCTTGTTCATAGGCTTTATTCAATGACCAGCACCTCTGCGAACGAAGCCCGGCCTGTTTTTAATTGTCTTTCATGGGCTATTCAGCCACTTTAAATATCAACCTGCTTTACTTCAATATCAGCACGTTTTAACAGATTTATTCCATCCTCCAGGCGGTAACTCTCGGTAAAAACCACACGCTTAATTCCGGCCTGAATAATCAATTTCGAACACTCTAAACATGGCGAAGAAGTGACGTACAACGTGGCACCGTCGCTACTGTTTCCCGACTTGGCAACCTTTGTAATTGCATTGGCCTCTGCGTGTAGCACGTAAGGTTTTGTTTTGTTGTCTTCGTCTTCGCATATATTTTCAAATCCTGCCGGCGTACCATTGTATCCGTCGGAAATAATCATTTTATCTTTTACTATTAATGCACCTACCTGGCGGCGTTTACAGTACGAGTTTTGCGACCATATATCGGCCATTTTCAGGTAGCGTTGATCAAGTAATCTCTGCTTTTCGTCTTTACACATAAAACATTTTCTTTCTAGAATGGGTATTCATTTTTTGCAACGATTACAAATGTAATACTGATTTCCAATAAATTCTGAAAATATAACACCGATAAGCCCTTTGTTGTTGATTTTAAGAATTTTTAAAGATTGAATTATTATTAGAAGAAATTCATTTTGTTTTGCACCGCGGCTTCACCCCGGTGGTAAAATCGCAGCGAATGCAAAAGGCTTTAGCCTTTAATGCTGAGTAGTTAAACGCTAAAGCTTTCTATTCTCATTCAGGAATCACCGCCCTAAAGGACGGTGCAAAACCTATTGAAAAGCCAAATGCTAAATACGTGAATGAAATTCTTAATAAAAACCACGAAGGCACAAAGTTCACAAAGGAAACTACAAAATCAATTTCTTCAACTTGGTGTCTTCGTGCCTTTGTGGTAATAATAACTGTGCAAAAATTTAGCCAATAAAAAACGCCGCATAAAGCGGCGTCTTCAAATCAATTTAAAATATTTTCTATTCTTTAATTAAAAGCCAAACATCAGCGTATTTCGGGAAAGCATTGCGTACCTGTGCTACACGACCACGAGCTTCGGTTTCTGCTTTGTAAGAATTAACACAAACGCGGTAATAACCGGTTTCGCTGTGCAGAATGATAGGTGTAAAACCTTCGTCGATAAGCGTCGTACGATAATTTTTTGCATTGTCTAACTGGCTAAACGAACCCAGAATCACAAAGAAAGTATTTCCGGCGTTTGCAGTCTGATCAGTCTCGTTGGTAAACGAAACCTGCTCTTTTCGCATAGCAATTGGTTTCTCGTCGGCTACCGGTTCGGGTTTTGTTACAGCTGTTGGCTGCGTGGTCGATTCACTACCCGGAACTGTAAACACTTTTGTTGGTGCTGTGG harbors:
- a CDS encoding dCMP deaminase family protein, producing MCKDEKQRLLDQRYLKMADIWSQNSYCKRRQVGALIVKDKMIISDGYNGTPAGFENICEDEDNKTKPYVLHAEANAITKVAKSGNSSDGATLYVTSSPCLECSKLIIQAGIKRVVFTESYRLEDGINLLKRADIEVKQVDI
- a CDS encoding SPOR domain-containing protein; its protein translation is MKRASKDLPYSSMIKSEFHELPLKSNKFKRMNRIVVLLAILAITASSCKIFQKSSGQAESAYTTDTTAPTKVFTVPGSESTTQPTAVTKPEPVADEKPIAMRKEQVSFTNETDQTANAGNTFFVILGSFSQLDNAKNYRTTLIDEGFTPIILHSETGYYRVCVNSYKAETEARGRVAQVRNAFPKYADVWLLIKE